The Archocentrus centrarchus isolate MPI-CPG fArcCen1 chromosome 13, fArcCen1, whole genome shotgun sequence genomic interval TTTCTGGCTCCAAACAGATGAGGCGTAAAGCTGTCAGTACCTGCACACCTCACCTGGCCTCCCTCCTAAACTTTTCTTTAGGGTGTTCATTTGAAATACTTCAGAGCAGGTTTGATATGACCAGTGTGCCCAGTGTGGTGCGAATCTTCCTGTCTCTGTATTTTCTCATCATTCAACCTGTTTTCACTCCAATCATGTATGGAATACAAATGTCCAAAATAAGAAAAGCCTATAAACATACCTTCTGTATTAAAATGTTTAGTGTTCACAGGCAGCTGATGTcaagaaaaaaagtctttggttgtggtgatattttaaaaatacattttaccgCCATGAAATGATTCAATATGTACAGAAATATAACTCCtggaaataatttaaataataagactTCAGCATTAtagaaaaaagactgaaccCACTgactgctctgttttgttttgtgtttaatccCAAAATACATAAGAAACCGACTGCAACAGTGTAACAGGCAGCACACAAGACATTGCTCATTGTCTTTATTTAACcctcaaatatcagctcatTTTATCAAGATGtcgcttaattgcaaaaagtgctccgccGTTTTCAGAGATGTCCGTTGCCATTGGCTATCGAGGCTCGCTATACCCGGAGAGAACAACCGACTCCCGGCACAGCCTTTTCAAACCCACGCTGGCTTTcaccgctgagtggaagttaaacacagatataactcactcagatgatctctaacggctgatgtttggcttatttcagtgtttcatttgttcctgatcAAATCGGTTTGGCTGAAATTAAGTTAggaagttaagcatcataactggatagttttattcaacattaatgtctcactagAGAGCTGTTATTATATTtcaaaattaatcattcgctcagctgtattccttgatgttgaaatgtgttttaacagctgcttttccacagctgtgcttcacattggttgctaggcaacatgagctatGCTGAGGCGAGGGCAGGCTGATATGAAGGCCAGTATGAGAGAATATTTTTTacccaaagaataaaatgacaaatgtttaaaagtaaactccaggaaattaaataataaacattgcctgaagcaaataaaatacaaataaatcaataaatacattagacatTAGAAATTCCCAGACTAACTTAACTTTTCAGTCACAGAAGGAAAATAAGTTTATCTTATCCTTGTACAGTAAAGGTCATCATGTCCTGATCTGAGCCATGAGGATgagccacaaacacaaacatgatctGAGAAagccaagtctaaaccacggctgcctccatctgtttttgaattgataaAGTGTCACTACAGAAAGGGTTTTGTTAGTGAAGAACAGGGGGCTCTCTCTGTGGAGacaagcagagccacacaggcCTGTTTTTCCTGGCAGAGGGCCTCCGCATGTACATGTGTGATAAATTCTGACgctttaaaacattaaatgtcttaattttttaattaaaatgtttcaggtgtcttccttcacaaataaaaaacatgctCTGACACTAGACCATCTAATatcacagccgctcacttctggcctttccggtcttcgtgggctgcgaaggacccggtcaGGGGCGGGGTGGCCATAGGGaggttcgggaggtttcccgaacggCTGGTCGTTTCCAGGCCGGATCGGccggtgatcagaattttttttttaacccaattaagcacagcagcgcttggggctacaaacacaacagcccagcagttaattttgttgatgaaatattttcgtcatagttttcgtcaacgacccttttttcatgacgaaaacgagataactaaataaaaactacctaaaaggataaaaacgataacgaaattaactgacactttcgtcaatgagtgaaaacgagacaaaaatgcttggcagggacgaaatccaatcagaactgatttaattttgtgacaggaccgacaagttaggaaaacatccaatcaaacgcacagatgcacaaactagcctgtgattggtcgttccttccgatagaactaagttatgtaaactgtcagcagggagaaagagaagagccgatgtatggacacatttgacgttgtgacaaacaaaacgatgtgtaaaccatgtggggcaaatatctcgggtaaaaacacgacaaatcttaaacgacatctgcaaaccagtcacccagatctccatgcaaaggtcagattttaatgtcatgcagggtaaagtgtttttcccagtttgtgtttagagaaaatctccacaccgcggtggattagcctttataatcttagtcctgaacactgccctgtacctttcagagcgtcctgctgtaaaacgctcggattatctcagtaaggtggtgttaatgatcaggtgtgtggaagcaggtgaaacactagtgttaatattaataatattccataacttttaataaatgtttaattttgtgtaagtgtgtataatgactaattcaagggaactgaagaaaaaacatttacattttacaccctttatattttagtcgactaaattaactgtagatttagtcgactatgtTCTTACGATAATTTGGCGACTAAatctaaaactattcagatgactaaattatgactaaaacgaaatcaaaatttgttgtcaaaattaacactgcagcccagccagcacaccatcaGGAGAGGTGAAGGGCGAGACACCAGCTAAGGGGGGGTTGATgatctttttcccccttttgctgctccGTTGTACAAtcagataaaaggcctctccaaaccaagctcctgggctgaatttcaaccccagcccgcccctggACCCGGTCTACATAGGCAGTgtccttcgaaggatgtggcccctgaatttggacacagctgatgtgacaaagaacaggaggaaagGAACTCAGAGAACTGAAACAAAGGATTAGATAGAAAGTGAACAACAACAAGCCTGAGaatagaaacaatgaaaccaaccGAGAACTaccagaaaagacaaaaattcaaaactgcaaaaacacaataaaccaGGAATCAAATGGTAACATTAAcaatagaaatagaaaaataaaagtcctaaaactaaaaacacggGGTCATAAagccaggaccatgacattaaGATCCAAGCAAAACATATATTAACTAGAAACAGATTAAGGAGggtgacacaggctgacaggttttcttttttaatagagACACGATAAAGCTAGCAATAGCTAACTATGTGTGGAGTTGGTTACCAACTAAATGTATTGTAATTGCTCACAAAAACAtacctttgtttttttccttcctctaatctcctccttttcctcttctctgaCCCAGAGGGACAGatcctttctgtcacatttctctTTTGTAGCTTCATCCACAAATGACCAGAACTGATGGACCATCAGGTCACCAGTACTGATGCAGATGCCTGCTAAAGGTACCTGAATGCACACTTGTCATATTAcaagttgtgttgtgtgttgtttgaAAAAATGCACTACCTAGTGAACAAACAAGTATTGGCAGGCTCGACGGACGAGTAAGAGAATAGACGCATGTATGTGAGTGCTGCTGTCAGTAATAAAGTCGACGTCATGTTATTACCACGGTCGTCTCCTTATGATCACTAGAAACACTACATTGGCGACGAGGAGTAAATTTGGATGCATAGCGTGTCAGCGCCGATGCTCCTTTAAGGAAGGAAAGGGTAGGAAGCTATAACCTCCCAGAAGCTAAGCTACGCTAACAACAATAGCAACAGACCTCTACGCACCAGGCAAGCATGGCGCACATGACTGCTCTCCTATTCTTAGACACAGAAACTGATCCTGGCTCTGTTGGACCGCGCTGGAATAAATGGCTGCAAAGGTTTGAAAATTATACCACTGCCATGAACATCTTCTAGCAGTGATGATGCTTATGTTTTCGTGGTTGATGCTGATAAAGTTTCTGAGCtaccagaatcagaatcagaatcagaaccACAGACTCTGATCAAAATAAATGGCACCAGTATGTCAGTTCTGATAGACACAGGAGCCTCAGCCAACTGTCTAAGCGACACAAGTTTCGAAAAGTTAACACCACGTCCACAATTGTATTCAACTGAAACAAAGATTTATCCTTTTCGCTCCACTTCTCCACTCCCAGTGAGAGGAATTTTCAAGTGTTGTGTGGAAAAAGGACACAAGAAGGCTATGTACACGTTCTTTGTAATTAAAGGTGATGGCTTCAACATTCTGAGCTACAAAACTTCAACAGCACTGGGATTAATCAACGTGGTCACAGCAGTGGCAGCTAAAGCACAGTGTCGTACTGTTgctgatgagctggtggagagtCATCCAGATTTGTTCCAAGGGATTGGAAAATTGAAAGATTTTCAGGTGAAGCTTCATATAAATCCTGACGTTAAACCTTCATGCCAGCCACATCGACGTGTGCCCTTCCACATACGCGAAAAAGTGGAGGATGAACTTAAGAAACTACAGGAGGACGACATCATTGAAGATGTAACTGATCCCACACCTTGGGTTTCACGATCGTCACACCGCCTAAACCTAAAGATCCCGAAAAAGTGAGGATCTGCGTTGATATGCGTCAGGCTaatagtgttgtagtactcgagatcggtcttggtctcgagaccgctttttgatggtcttggtcttgtcatgGGCTCGGACATTGCGGactctggattttatttcaagaccagtcaagaccacagctctggaaatatcactaaattgccagaatattgtccaatttatttggtaacatctttgcttttattggatacaaaacgtactgattcaaatccaacaaagattgcgctcctctgcctctcaaaggagcgcacctcgcagactccggCCCGGCTAGGTCGccgctattatcgctgcttacgcctgtatcatttcaccgcagtttgcaatctaccacagagcacggacagtttcattcacaatgtgtacgtttgatctcactatggtcacgcgtgtgctgcataaatcaaaataacaaccggcatgaacacgaagagaagtaagagggaaaatgaagatcaaaggaagatttcaggcttccgattcaacaaaaaaatcccagcatgaaaggtaaataccaaccttcatgtattttgatacacaaactaaaaatttaatccaaattttagggctgcaataattcttggagtaactcaatttgattattaaaaatcctcacacaaatttgttgctttgatgtttcatttcagctctgcagctcaggtgtctccgtgtaagcggagcatttcctccacattagttctccgtcgctgtaacggatttctgtcatttggaaaaaacaaaacaaaaatgaccctttaacacgagtggattgctgagatgtttttccacacccccacttctctgtgctgtgagtgcgcatgtttgaatgtttgagtgttgtgcagaggatgtcagctgtagccaccagaacagacctataaccacagtgtactggggaaaggggggctgccattagcactaacAATCATtcggtgcccccccacccccttcagtacagaggggatccgtcaaaatgtcttttatcaaccacctgatcaacaacATGAAgcaaagagaactttgtagctgctccatccaccctgtttgtttcacacagagtaacatctgcagtacagaagttaaaatatgctgatgaattgttaaaatgaaaaattatttcttatccaattacttgattaattgacagagtaatcaattgaatacttgattattaaaataattgatagttgcagccctacttgtattcagaaagccatagtcaaacattagttttcagcaccagtagagctatgagaggccttcaagaataatataactacagttcccaacaagatgatgtcacttcctattgttgcattaaaaacgtgatagtttatgctcacaacatggtggctgatattcaaatgtaggaaatgctattagcagctgattgttaaaaaatctggattatgtttttgttgtgtatgtttttatgtgatttctgcaaacacagtggaaggaaacggcactctgggacacattaaatgcttgatatataaatgtaacttttctggattatgtgcaaaaattatcactctatcgatctaataaggcctgatttagagttctgcattgatcctttgtgtataactgaaaatcctctctgaaccaaacctgacatgcacctcgagaaatgtaactacatgtccaaaaacactgattaattcaattcaattcaattttatttatatagccgtcaattcacaacaaacagttgcctcaaggtgctttgtattgtaagataaagaccctacaataatacagagaaaacccaacagtcaaaaacgaccccctatgaggagcaattggcgacagtgggaaggaaaaactccctttaacaggaagaaacctccagcagaaccaggctcagggagggggggtcatctgccgcgaccggttgggctgaggggagagaaaagacatgctgtggaagagagccagagattaataacaattaatgattaaatgcagagtggagtataaacaaagtaaataaggtgaatgaaaagaaacagtcttttgtggaaaccccccagcagcctaggcctatagcagcataactaagggatggttcagggtcacctgatccagccctaactataagcttgatcataaaggaaagttttaagcctaatcttaaaaatagagagggtgtctgtctcctgaatccaagctgaggagaaggattttaaattctattctagatataacagggagccaatgaggagaatccaatatgggagaaatctgctctctctttctagtccctgtcagtactctagctgcagcattttggatcagctgaaggcttttcagggagcttttaagacagcctgataataatgaattacaatagtccagcctagaagtaataaatgcatgaattagcttttcagcatcagtctgagaaaggatgtttttaattttagaaatattgcgcaaatgcaaaaaagcggtcctacatatttgtttatttactgctttccagttagatcttaggccccatcactcaattaacaagcaggagcagcatttagctgttagcattagcttactaattagcattagtgtTAACACtagggtgagaaatatttcttgctagaaccctgaagttatcatggccaccaccaatggtaacggcagagaagtaagtaagttgtttctccgccattagtacattgagctagtggtgggcagatcgattctaatatcgataatatggatgccaacatTGGTagtggtattgatcaatatcagtgtaatgagatcgatactttggcttcagtttctctcctgtatgcagtgctgcggtttcgtCAAAGATGCAgactgactgtctaagtgtcgctcctgtcacagcacagagcaggcacactttgctcctcccctccccacagtgttttgttatactgtcatgtgacacataacatattttatttgaaaaaaaaaaaggattttgctatgaaacatttaaatcaaatttaaatttaaatttgtagaaaattagtgaatgaagggacattctttattaaatttttttattatactttctgaatgatccacctggaaaaaagtttgcatttgttcttgagtgatgattttgtacacttaatttatgaaaaaaaaaatccagacatcaatgtgtggggaaaattgttttgttaatgttctattgtttcagaacaataacttttattttgataaagtattttctacttacatataaactttgcccaattctatcctgggttttaactaattaatgatccaaaggaaaaaaatctcaaaccagttaaacttcatggaaattcttcataattattaaaaagtatcggtatcagtatcggtgataatggccctgtgtttacttggcataggatcgataccaaatcttgaagtatcgcacacaactacattgagcagcatacacgaggACTGATTGACAGTgataagaccctcctcctggctctgattggttgtttttgacaggGAGTGGTtcagggaggtggaggagctccatttttttcgcagattatcggtctcatactgtctgacatggtgacagttttaacaaatatgtaaaaaacagattttttataaaagttacatactgcagctttaatctgtatgagattaaaggctttagttcttactgtcaatgagtgtttgccattttttcagttttacacatttagctatgtggttttgaaaaagcacccatttttacaaagattgttgttttaaaaacaacacaactttatgcattgtttatgaaaggcagagaaaagttaagactattgtgatgaactatgaataattgttttatattctgtgataaatgatggaagtcacccaggagtattaaataaagatggttatatttatttgagctgtgagtgtttaatatcaggatgattttatgggaatgtggatctttcagatcaatttgagaagtgattttgatcatgtttcacattttattgggtcatgtagcatcaggcactggtcttggtcttgtctccgtctcgccctccctcggtcttggtctcgactggtcttggaccctaaaagtcttggtcttgtctcgggtctcgatacactctggtcttggttttgtctcggtctcgggttaggtggtcttgactacaacactacaggCTAACACAGCCATTGAGAGAGAGCGCCATATGACCCCAACCATGGATGATGTGGTACATGAGTTAAATGGTGCAACAGTGTTTTCAAAGCTGGATTTAAGAGCTGGGTATCATCAGCTGAGCTACATCCGGACAGCAGATATATCACCACTTTCACCACTCATCTGGGGTTGAAACGCTATAAAACACTGAGTTTCGGCATTTCATCTGCCGCTGAAGTTTTCCAGAATGCCATCTGTCAGACCTTGCAAGGTCTCACTGGGGTGAAAAATCTCAGTGATGACATCATTGTCTACGGTGCGTCCCAGAGTGATCATGATAACAACCTCAGAGCTCTGTTTCAACGACTGAAGGAAAGTGGTCTCACACTCAGTCGTGAAAAGTGTGAATTCAATAAGTCCAGATTGGcgttttttggtttcattttctctgcagaaGTGGTTTCTGCAGATCCGAAGAAAGTTGCCGCTGTTCATCAAGCTCCCAACCCTACGACTCCCAGTGAAATCAAAAGCCTGCTTGGCATGGCCAACTACTGCTCCATATTCATCTAAGACTTCTCTTCTATCTCTGAACCACTGCCACAGCTCACCAGAAAAGACGTTTCTTGGGTGTGGGGTCCAGATCAGCAGACAGCTcttcaaacattaaaagacagCCTCACTAGTGACACTGTTATGTCCTACTTCTACCCAGGCTGTGATACAGAGTTGCTTGTGGATGCTAGTCCCGTTGAACTGGGTGCTATCCTATgtcaaaaagatgaaaaaggggTGAAACACATAATAGCGTATGCCAGTCGTTCTCTTAGTGACGTTGAGAGGAGATACTCCCAGACTGAAAAAGAGGCACTCGCTATTGTCTGGAGCTGTGAACATTTTCACCTATACATATACAGACATCCCTTCACACTAGTGACAGGTCATAAAGCACTGGAAATCATATGGAACAATCCCAGGTCAAAACCACCAGCCAGGATTGAAAGATGGGGTCTGAGGCTTCAGCCCTACAACTTCAAGGTGGAATTCAGGAAGGGAGCCGACAACCCAGCTGATTATA includes:
- the LOC115790137 gene encoding olfactory receptor 10A3-like, which codes for MLNLTSPPLSYVILGAYINVGSLKYFYFTLSVIFYIIIIMANISLTMVICVNRSLHEPVYMFLCSLFVNELYGSTGLFPFLLIQILSDVHTVSGPLCFLQIFSLYTYANNEFCNLAVMSYDRYLAVCWPLQYKSIMTYNKVFFLVIFGWLYPFICILTGLSLTLRLTLCGNTIDSLYCRNYLIVKLACSDTNVNNIYGLFVTVVTILVPLLPILYSYLKILRICFSGSKQMRRKAVSTCTPHLASLLNFSLGCSFEILQSRFDMTSVPSVVRIFLSLYFLIIQPVFTPIMYGIQMSKIRKAYKHTFLRGIFKCCVEKGHKKAMYTFFVIKGDGFNILSYKTSTALGLINVVTAVAAKAQCRTVADELVESHPDLFQGIGKLKDFQVKLHINPDVKPSCQPHRRVPFHIREKVEDELKKLQEDDIIEDVTDPTPWVSRSSHRLNLKIPKK